One genomic region from Halococcus qingdaonensis encodes:
- a CDS encoding sodium-dependent transporter: MAERETWATRVGFILAAIGSAVGLGNIWRFPFQTASNGGAAFLVVYLLAVLLIGIPVLLAEFVIGRRANTSAIGAFRKLSHPGWWFVGAIGVVAAFWTLSYYSVIGGWVLRYIGGSITGGALAAPESYFGAISVGLPSVGTHAIFMLITIGIVALGIEDGIELATKVMVPAVVVMLVGLAAFAATLPGASEGYAFFLNPNLDTIIANAGSVLPAAFGQAFFSLSVGFSVMITYASYLGEDDSLPVDGVTIGISNTVIGVLAGLVVLPLLFAQGVSPDTSGPGAVFVAIPTALAELPGGDIVGQAVGIVFFGVILIAALSSAISLLEAVVAYLVDNYGFSRLPTAAGIGAAIFLLGIPSAWETAWLDWFDGIGVTLLLPTAVLFVVLFVGWVLGQDAIDELTDGSGIGSLAPIWLWGIRTVILAVVVIVVAINLWDLLATPDTGYYIVPGPLR; the protein is encoded by the coding sequence ATGGCAGAACGTGAAACATGGGCCACGAGGGTGGGATTCATCCTCGCGGCCATCGGTAGTGCTGTCGGACTGGGCAACATCTGGCGCTTCCCGTTCCAGACCGCGTCGAACGGCGGCGCGGCGTTTCTGGTGGTCTATCTGTTGGCCGTGTTGCTCATCGGGATCCCCGTACTCCTCGCGGAGTTCGTCATCGGCCGGCGGGCCAACACCAGCGCCATCGGTGCGTTCCGGAAACTCAGCCATCCTGGCTGGTGGTTCGTCGGTGCCATCGGCGTCGTCGCGGCCTTTTGGACGCTCTCGTACTACAGCGTGATCGGCGGCTGGGTGCTCCGGTATATCGGCGGGAGCATCACGGGCGGTGCGCTCGCCGCGCCGGAGTCGTACTTCGGCGCGATCTCGGTCGGGCTCCCCTCGGTGGGAACGCACGCTATCTTCATGCTGATCACCATCGGGATCGTCGCGCTCGGCATCGAGGACGGCATCGAGCTCGCGACGAAGGTGATGGTGCCGGCCGTCGTCGTCATGCTCGTCGGCCTCGCGGCCTTCGCGGCGACGCTGCCCGGCGCGAGCGAGGGGTACGCCTTCTTCCTCAACCCGAACCTCGACACCATCATCGCCAACGCCGGCTCCGTCCTGCCCGCGGCGTTCGGCCAGGCCTTTTTCTCGCTGTCGGTCGGTTTCAGCGTGATGATAACCTACGCCTCCTATCTCGGTGAGGACGACAGCCTGCCGGTCGACGGTGTCACCATCGGCATCTCGAACACCGTCATCGGTGTTCTCGCCGGACTGGTCGTCCTCCCGCTGCTGTTCGCTCAGGGTGTTTCGCCCGACACGAGCGGTCCCGGCGCGGTGTTCGTCGCCATCCCGACGGCGCTCGCGGAGCTGCCCGGCGGCGACATCGTCGGACAGGCGGTCGGCATCGTCTTCTTCGGCGTCATCCTGATCGCGGCGCTGTCGTCGGCGATCAGCCTGCTCGAAGCCGTCGTCGCCTATCTCGTCGACAACTACGGCTTCTCGCGACTGCCGACGGCGGCGGGGATCGGCGCGGCGATCTTCCTCCTCGGGATTCCTTCGGCGTGGGAGACCGCGTGGCTCGACTGGTTCGACGGCATCGGCGTCACCCTCCTGCTGCCGACCGCCGTGCTGTTCGTCGTGCTGTTCGTCGGCTGGGTTCTCGGCCAGGACGCGATCGACGAACTCACCGACGGATCGGGCATCGGCTCGCTCGCGCCGATCTGGCTGTGGGGCATTCGGACGGTGATCCTCGCAGTGGTCGTCATCGTCGTCGCGATCAATCTCTGGGACCTGCTCGCCACGCCCGACACGGGCTACTACATCGTTCCGGGTCCCTTACGGTAA
- a CDS encoding SDR family oxidoreductase: MSTEFDFDGEVVLVTGASGALGSGICAAFEGAGATVHATDLVTPDDDDSLLDADCEFHEADLTDEGDVERVVNDVVDAEGRLDALCNIAGTWQGGQPIDETDTDEFETLFDVNLKTMFLASKHAIPQLRETDGAIVSVSAKSSLEGGEGDGPYRAAKAGVRLLTETIAEENRGELRANAIMPKTIDTPANREMLSGDPDDWPTPEEIAPVVCALCSDATGVTSGAAVPVYGEA; the protein is encoded by the coding sequence ATGTCGACCGAATTCGATTTCGACGGAGAGGTAGTGCTCGTCACCGGCGCGAGCGGCGCGCTCGGCAGCGGGATCTGCGCGGCGTTCGAGGGCGCGGGCGCGACCGTCCACGCGACCGATCTCGTCACGCCCGACGATGACGACTCGCTGCTCGACGCCGACTGCGAGTTCCACGAGGCCGATCTCACCGACGAAGGCGACGTCGAACGCGTCGTGAACGACGTCGTCGACGCGGAGGGACGGCTCGACGCGCTCTGTAACATCGCCGGCACCTGGCAGGGTGGCCAACCGATCGACGAGACCGATACTGACGAGTTCGAGACGCTGTTCGACGTCAACCTCAAGACCATGTTCCTCGCGTCGAAACACGCCATCCCACAGCTCCGCGAGACCGACGGCGCGATCGTCTCCGTATCGGCGAAGTCGTCGCTGGAGGGTGGCGAGGGCGACGGCCCGTATCGTGCGGCGAAGGCCGGCGTGCGCCTGCTGACGGAGACGATCGCCGAAGAGAACCGTGGCGAGCTACGCGCGAACGCGATCATGCCGAAGACGATCGATACGCCCGCCAACCGCGAGATGCTCTCGGGCGATCCCGACGACTGGCCAACACCTGAGGAGATCGCCCCGGTCGTCTGCGCACTCTGTAGCGACGCCACAGGCGTCACGAGCGGCGCGGCCGTGCCCGTCTATGGCGAGGCTTGA
- a CDS encoding CFI-box-CTERM domain-containing protein has translation MSDGDAEQAADSSADDTSPSDESTTADGSTAETGPTAVGDGRKKHVSVRTRSDEYHDHGDVYLKQSAAAFLVSPESSFPDGTTTRYAKDDLSRVAVTQHHSMCFITTATAGEGPALDALRGFRDDALARSIPGRALVATYDVMSPPIAATLARHPDARTTRLVAWLVRKCGALARRRTRASPVRRATLTGALVALYVVGVAVAAIGHFAIRLRERR, from the coding sequence ATGAGCGACGGTGACGCGGAGCAAGCCGCCGACAGTTCGGCTGACGACACGTCGCCCAGCGACGAATCCACAACCGCCGATGGTTCGACTGCCGAAACAGGACCGACCGCGGTGGGCGACGGTCGGAAGAAACACGTCAGCGTCCGCACCCGAAGCGACGAGTACCACGATCACGGCGACGTCTATCTCAAACAGTCCGCGGCGGCGTTTCTCGTCTCGCCGGAATCGTCGTTTCCCGACGGGACGACGACGCGCTACGCCAAGGACGATCTCAGTCGCGTCGCAGTGACCCAGCACCACTCGATGTGTTTCATCACGACGGCGACCGCCGGCGAGGGGCCGGCGCTCGACGCGCTGCGCGGGTTCCGCGACGACGCGCTCGCGCGATCAATCCCCGGGCGGGCGCTCGTCGCGACCTACGATGTGATGAGCCCGCCGATCGCGGCCACGCTCGCGCGCCATCCCGACGCACGGACGACGCGACTGGTGGCCTGGCTGGTCCGGAAGTGTGGCGCGCTCGCCCGCCGACGGACGCGTGCTTCCCCCGTCAGGCGGGCTACCCTCACCGGAGCGCTGGTCGCGCTGTACGTCGTCGGGGTCGCCGTCGCCGCGATTGGCCACTTCGCCATCCGACTGCGCGAGCGCCGTTAG
- a CDS encoding Nramp family divalent metal transporter, with protein MTDDEGEPVGEPETDGGVSGSDVYASEAEGREYRDSVYTPVDDDSLEEAPATSEYPKSDGGGGFRIADLPKVPKVSHIVGPSAIMLGASLGSGETMFWPTIVAEGSWGLYWAFWVGVITQFFINTELQRWAIATGESIFQGFNRLNRIWPLFFLVFGFFQIGWPGWAATGSEVFAAWTGIVPRADWYLIGVVSMVVIWLSYQAGPLVYNVIERAQIALMLLAVFIGIVLMFTLNTFGEFANLPAGAVNFGALPSDADFDIATFLGGLAYAGAGGYTNLSQGVWAREKGYGMGAYQGRIKNPLRGSGETESQDGSYTFEPTDTNMKRWRAWWKVTQREHFLTFVVGVIVVATIVMSIAAQYAGGGEFGGSGVAMWLDTIIPGLGGGISAWLLYALLFIALFSTQYAQIEVFVRNSADIVYQKIGRSRGWNMSYIFLGLLTVFTLWGMAIIGFQVAQPWIILVIGAAAAGVMMWPYNALTIILNTTRMPEHTQPGWARILAMWWATAFFGFFSILLIGETLVTRFGLDAFGTTVTVMGSAPGGYVLWLFALAVQIYTMYRSARAKIDASGTVEDADEASGFLA; from the coding sequence ATGACTGACGACGAGGGCGAACCTGTGGGGGAACCCGAAACCGACGGCGGCGTTTCCGGCTCGGACGTCTACGCCTCGGAAGCGGAGGGCAGGGAGTATCGTGATTCGGTCTATACGCCCGTTGACGACGATTCGTTGGAGGAGGCTCCGGCGACCAGCGAGTATCCGAAGTCGGACGGCGGTGGCGGGTTCCGCATCGCCGACCTCCCGAAGGTACCGAAGGTCTCGCACATCGTCGGACCGAGCGCCATCATGCTCGGCGCGTCGCTCGGTTCGGGCGAGACGATGTTCTGGCCGACGATCGTCGCCGAGGGGAGCTGGGGGCTCTACTGGGCGTTCTGGGTCGGCGTCATCACCCAGTTCTTCATCAACACCGAACTCCAGCGATGGGCGATCGCCACCGGCGAGAGTATCTTTCAGGGGTTCAACCGGTTGAACCGCATCTGGCCGCTCTTTTTCCTCGTCTTCGGCTTCTTCCAGATCGGCTGGCCGGGCTGGGCCGCGACCGGCTCCGAGGTGTTCGCGGCCTGGACCGGGATCGTCCCGCGGGCGGACTGGTATCTCATCGGCGTCGTCTCGATGGTGGTCATCTGGCTCTCCTATCAGGCCGGCCCGCTGGTCTACAACGTCATCGAGCGCGCACAGATCGCGCTGATGCTTCTCGCGGTGTTCATCGGCATCGTCCTCATGTTCACGCTCAACACGTTCGGCGAGTTCGCCAACCTCCCGGCCGGCGCGGTCAACTTCGGCGCGCTGCCGTCGGACGCGGACTTCGACATCGCCACCTTCCTCGGCGGGCTCGCCTACGCCGGCGCTGGTGGCTATACAAATCTCTCACAGGGCGTGTGGGCACGCGAGAAAGGCTACGGGATGGGTGCCTATCAGGGGCGGATCAAGAACCCGCTCCGTGGCTCCGGCGAGACGGAGAGCCAGGACGGCAGCTACACCTTCGAGCCGACCGACACCAACATGAAGCGCTGGCGGGCGTGGTGGAAGGTCACCCAGCGCGAACACTTCCTCACCTTCGTCGTCGGCGTGATCGTCGTCGCGACGATCGTCATGTCGATCGCCGCCCAGTACGCCGGCGGCGGCGAGTTCGGCGGCAGCGGCGTGGCGATGTGGCTCGACACCATCATCCCCGGGCTCGGCGGCGGCATCAGCGCGTGGCTGCTCTACGCACTGCTGTTCATCGCGCTGTTCAGCACGCAGTACGCCCAGATCGAGGTGTTCGTCCGCAACAGCGCCGACATCGTCTACCAGAAGATCGGTCGCAGCCGTGGCTGGAACATGAGCTACATCTTCCTCGGACTGCTCACGGTGTTCACGCTCTGGGGAATGGCGATCATCGGCTTCCAGGTCGCCCAGCCCTGGATCATCCTCGTCATCGGCGCGGCCGCCGCCGGCGTGATGATGTGGCCGTACAACGCGCTCACGATCATCCTCAACACGACACGAATGCCCGAACACACCCAACCCGGCTGGGCCAGGATCCTCGCCATGTGGTGGGCGACGGCCTTCTTCGGCTTCTTCAGCATCCTGCTCATCGGCGAGACACTCGTCACGCGCTTCGGCCTCGACGCCTTCGGCACGACCGTCACCGTCATGGGGAGCGCCCCCGGTGGCTACGTGCTCTGGCTGTTCGCGCTCGCCGTCCAGATCTACACGATGTATCGCTCCGCACGCGCGAAGATCGACGCCAGCGGCACCGTCGAGGACGCCGACGAGGCGTCGGGCTTTCTCGCCTGA
- a CDS encoding FAD-binding and (Fe-S)-binding domain-containing protein: MTTDFAQRSADDPADDANYDYRGGAVDRPALVDELEARVEGDVRFDEYSRNLYATDASAYEIPPIGVVFPESTADVAAVVAYCADQGIPVLPRGGGTSLAGQAVNEAVVLDFTRNMDELLDMDLESRTATAQPGIYLADIDEALAPHDLKFAPDPAWGDKSALGGAIGNNSTGAHSLKYGKTDAYIESCEVVLADGTMTEFGELTIEELRERADPEGDLEARIHAEVARIVDEESDRIEEAYPGLKRNVSGYDLDMLVSDAADGTVNLARLLAGSEGTLAIVTEATVALEPVPETKAIGLLTYDSLGDAMEDVEPILEHEPAAVEVMDSVLLDLARDTSEFADVVGMLPEGTDSVLLVEFYAESDRDGKQQVADLVADRVGSESDAEPSDGAHELTEKRRYANAAMEAHDADTRAQFWKMRKSGLPILLSRTTDAKHISFIEDCAVPAEHLPEYVADFQEILDEQGTFASFYAHAGPGVLHVRPLIDTKTVEGRERMDAIAEAVTDLVVEYGGSVSGEHGDGHARTKWNRKLYGEDLWAAFRDLKSTFDPDWLLNPGQVCGLPDDAGDSDAPSPTADLRFDSEYEFDAGFETELRWENENGFRGMTELCHGCGGCRGHQSTTGGTMCPTYRAAEEEILSTRGRANLLRDAMSGDLDAGDDAVDVEFMNEVMDLCIGCKGCANDCPSEVDMAKMKAEVTNEYHERHGASLRDHLFANIDSLSAFASQFAPLSNWGTELPGARTVLEKAVGIATDRTLPTFHAESFEEWFEARGGAQVSAADADRKVLLFPDTYTNYNHPEAGKAAVQVLEAADVHVELPLGVTDSGRPAYSKGFVGQARDAAEQNVAALSPLVRRGWDVVVVEPSDAVMFQYDYPDLIPAADRSVPTGTVAAGEGGKQPAADGGESDVETVADNTYGVCEYLDRFRLDEAIGFGERDESLTYHGHCHQKATKKDHHAVGVLRRAGYAVDALDSGCCGMAGSFGYESEHLSMSRAIADVLYEQVDESDGDRVVAPGASCRSQLGEHEGREPPHPVELVADAIAD, from the coding sequence GTGACGACCGACTTCGCGCAGCGATCGGCCGACGACCCAGCGGACGACGCGAACTACGACTATCGCGGCGGCGCGGTCGACCGTCCGGCGCTCGTCGACGAGCTCGAAGCGCGCGTCGAGGGTGACGTTCGCTTCGACGAGTATTCACGCAACCTCTACGCGACCGACGCGAGCGCCTACGAGATACCACCCATCGGCGTCGTCTTCCCGGAATCGACCGCCGACGTCGCCGCCGTCGTCGCCTACTGTGCCGACCAGGGAATCCCGGTGCTCCCACGCGGCGGCGGAACGAGCCTCGCCGGACAGGCCGTCAACGAGGCGGTTGTGCTCGATTTCACCCGCAACATGGACGAGCTGCTCGATATGGATCTCGAATCCAGAACGGCCACCGCTCAACCGGGGATCTATCTCGCCGATATCGACGAAGCGCTCGCACCTCACGATCTCAAGTTCGCGCCCGACCCGGCCTGGGGCGACAAGAGCGCGCTCGGGGGAGCGATCGGCAACAACAGCACCGGTGCGCACTCGCTGAAATACGGCAAGACCGACGCCTACATCGAGTCCTGTGAGGTCGTGCTCGCCGACGGCACCATGACGGAGTTCGGCGAACTCACGATCGAAGAACTCCGCGAGCGCGCCGACCCCGAGGGCGATCTCGAAGCGCGCATCCACGCCGAAGTCGCCCGCATCGTCGACGAAGAGAGCGACAGGATCGAGGAAGCTTACCCCGGCCTGAAGCGCAACGTCTCGGGCTACGATCTCGACATGCTGGTCTCGGATGCGGCGGACGGCACGGTGAACCTCGCACGCCTGCTCGCCGGCAGCGAGGGAACCCTCGCGATCGTCACGGAGGCGACCGTCGCGCTCGAACCCGTCCCCGAGACGAAGGCCATCGGCCTGCTGACCTACGACTCGCTCGGCGACGCGATGGAGGACGTCGAACCGATCCTCGAACACGAACCCGCGGCCGTCGAGGTGATGGACTCTGTCCTCCTGGATCTCGCACGCGATACCAGCGAGTTCGCCGACGTCGTAGGTATGCTTCCGGAGGGAACCGATTCCGTACTACTGGTGGAGTTCTATGCCGAGTCCGATAGGGATGGAAAACAGCAGGTCGCGGATCTCGTCGCCGACCGTGTGGGAAGCGAATCGGACGCCGAGCCGAGCGATGGCGCGCACGAACTGACGGAGAAACGACGGTACGCGAACGCGGCGATGGAGGCCCACGACGCCGACACGCGCGCACAGTTCTGGAAGATGCGAAAATCCGGGCTACCGATCCTGCTCTCGCGCACCACAGACGCGAAGCACATCTCGTTCATCGAGGACTGTGCCGTTCCAGCGGAACATCTCCCTGAGTACGTCGCCGATTTCCAGGAAATCCTCGACGAACAGGGCACGTTCGCGAGCTTCTACGCACACGCCGGTCCCGGCGTGCTCCACGTTCGGCCGCTGATCGACACGAAGACCGTCGAGGGACGCGAGCGGATGGACGCCATCGCCGAGGCCGTGACCGATCTGGTGGTCGAATACGGGGGCTCGGTCTCGGGCGAACACGGCGACGGCCACGCGCGCACGAAATGGAACCGGAAGCTCTACGGCGAGGATCTCTGGGCGGCCTTTCGTGATCTCAAGTCGACGTTCGATCCCGACTGGCTCCTCAACCCGGGGCAGGTCTGTGGGCTGCCCGACGATGCCGGCGACAGCGATGCACCCAGCCCGACCGCGGATCTCCGCTTCGATTCGGAGTACGAATTCGACGCGGGCTTCGAGACCGAACTCCGCTGGGAGAACGAGAACGGCTTCCGGGGGATGACCGAGCTCTGTCACGGCTGTGGCGGCTGTCGCGGCCATCAGTCCACCACCGGCGGAACGATGTGTCCGACCTACCGCGCCGCCGAGGAGGAGATCCTCTCGACACGCGGGCGGGCGAACCTGCTGCGCGACGCGATGAGCGGCGACCTTGATGCTGGGGATGACGCAGTCGACGTCGAGTTCATGAACGAGGTGATGGATCTCTGTATCGGCTGCAAGGGCTGTGCGAACGACTGCCCGAGCGAGGTCGACATGGCGAAGATGAAGGCCGAAGTCACCAACGAGTACCACGAGCGCCACGGCGCGAGCCTGCGCGACCACCTGTTCGCGAATATCGACTCGCTCTCGGCGTTCGCCAGCCAATTCGCACCGCTGTCGAACTGGGGAACCGAACTGCCGGGCGCGCGCACCGTGCTGGAGAAGGCGGTCGGTATCGCCACGGACCGAACGCTGCCGACCTTTCACGCCGAAAGTTTCGAAGAGTGGTTCGAGGCGCGCGGCGGCGCGCAGGTGTCGGCCGCCGACGCCGACAGGAAGGTCCTGCTCTTTCCCGATACGTACACGAACTACAACCATCCGGAGGCTGGCAAGGCCGCGGTGCAAGTGCTCGAAGCCGCCGATGTCCACGTCGAACTTCCCCTCGGCGTCACCGATAGCGGTCGGCCAGCCTACTCGAAGGGGTTCGTCGGGCAGGCCCGGGATGCCGCCGAACAGAACGTCGCCGCCCTCTCGCCGCTCGTTCGCCGGGGCTGGGACGTCGTCGTGGTCGAACCCTCCGACGCCGTCATGTTCCAGTACGACTATCCGGATCTGATCCCCGCCGCCGATCGGAGCGTGCCGACGGGCACCGTCGCCGCCGGCGAGGGTGGGAAGCAACCGGCCGCCGATGGGGGCGAAAGCGATGTCGAAACCGTCGCCGACAACACCTACGGCGTCTGTGAGTATCTCGATCGGTTCCGACTTGACGAGGCGATCGGGTTCGGCGAGCGGGACGAATCGCTCACCTACCACGGCCACTGCCATCAGAAAGCCACGAAGAAGGACCACCACGCCGTGGGCGTTCTCCGGCGCGCGGGCTACGCGGTCGACGCGCTCGATTCGGGCTGCTGTGGCATGGCCGGCTCGTTTGGCTACGAATCGGAGCATCTCTCGATGAGCCGTGCCATCGCCGACGTGCTCTACGAGCAGGTCGACGAGAGCGACGGCGATCGGGTCGTCGCACCCGGCGCGTCCTGTCGGAGCCAGCTCGGTGAACACGAGGGGAGGGAGCCGCCACATCCGGTCGAGCTGGTCGCCGACGCGATCGCGGACTGA
- a CDS encoding LUD domain-containing protein, translating to MSDVLTTFESSLDGLDVATTRTDADGFAEALDDAIREPAVGVPLGLDDVSLADTAVTVDPTATEFETARTGVTPVGAGIATYGSLAVAADAAGSEPVSLYPERHVAVLREEELHADMDEAFAWLGEEFAAGRDSYVFATGASATADMGEMVEGVHGPAEVHVVVLER from the coding sequence ATGAGTGACGTTCTCACGACGTTCGAATCGTCGCTCGACGGATTGGACGTCGCCACGACACGAACCGACGCCGACGGGTTCGCCGAGGCGCTCGACGACGCGATCCGCGAACCGGCCGTCGGCGTTCCGCTGGGTCTCGACGACGTTTCGCTCGCCGACACCGCGGTGACGGTCGATCCCACGGCCACAGAGTTCGAAACGGCACGGACGGGCGTCACCCCCGTCGGAGCGGGCATCGCCACCTACGGCTCGCTCGCGGTCGCAGCCGACGCGGCGGGCAGTGAGCCGGTGAGTCTCTACCCGGAGCGCCACGTCGCCGTCCTGCGCGAGGAGGAACTCCACGCCGACATGGACGAGGCGTTCGCGTGGCTCGGCGAGGAGTTCGCCGCCGGGCGGGACAGTTACGTCTTCGCCACCGGCGCGAGCGCGACCGCCGACATGGGCGAGATGGTCGAGGGCGTCCACGGCCCCGCCGAAGTGCACGTCGTCGTACTCGAACGATGA
- a CDS encoding LUD domain-containing protein gives MSADTRREKAAHIRHLLDTEGENVRENASHFNENRYDAIDEFDEYEELRTTVREIKEDAIERLPELIETVTESVEANGGHVYLAEDAADANQYIENVVGDAETLVKSKSMTTEEIDVNEQLETAGVDVYETDLGEFVLQVADENPSHIVGPSIHKSRAGIAELFNEQFDPEETLETPEELTEFARDYLGERIRDADVGMTGANFVVADSGTITLVTNEGNARKSAVTPDTHVAVAGVEKLIPTLSDLQPFVELIARSATGQPITQYVTMLSPPVETPTLDFDEPDTPLSESDGDREFHLVLLDNGRTAMREDDQLRETLYCIRCGACANSCANFQHVGGHAFGGETYSGGIATGWEAGVHGQDSAAEFNDLCTGCSRCVNNCPVKIDIPWINEVVRDRINHNESTEFDFLVEGLTPDEEPGGVDLQKRFFGNYADLAKVGSATAPLSNWIAGTAPARALMERVLGIDRRRSLPEFERETLRKWFDARGGSRVSPADADREAMLYPDAYTNYIEVERGKAAVRVLEALGVAVEVPDVASSGRAPLSQGMLATAERHAHDAYADLAEHIDAGRDIVIIEPSDLAMFAGEYEKFLPDRSAERLDDNSYEIMEYVYGLLENGGSSGKLPAGDGERVAYHSHCQQRTLGLEAHTVAVLEDRGYDVLTSETECCGMAGSFGYKREYYELSMDVGSELEAQFQDEEARDRTVVASGTSCLEQLDSLLERPSRHPVQLIDPDR, from the coding sequence ATGAGCGCCGACACCCGCCGCGAGAAGGCTGCACACATCCGTCACCTGCTCGACACCGAGGGCGAGAACGTCCGCGAGAACGCGAGCCACTTCAACGAGAACCGGTACGACGCCATCGACGAGTTCGACGAGTACGAGGAGCTCCGGACCACAGTCCGAGAGATCAAGGAGGACGCCATCGAGCGACTGCCCGAACTGATCGAGACGGTCACCGAAAGCGTCGAGGCCAACGGCGGACACGTCTATCTCGCCGAGGACGCCGCCGACGCGAACCAGTATATCGAGAACGTGGTGGGCGACGCCGAGACGCTCGTGAAATCGAAGTCGATGACGACCGAGGAGATCGACGTCAACGAGCAGCTCGAAACCGCTGGCGTGGACGTCTACGAAACCGACCTCGGCGAGTTCGTCCTCCAGGTTGCAGATGAAAATCCGTCGCACATCGTCGGGCCGTCGATCCACAAGTCGCGCGCGGGGATCGCCGAGCTGTTCAACGAGCAGTTCGATCCCGAGGAGACCCTGGAGACGCCCGAGGAGCTCACCGAGTTCGCCCGGGACTACCTCGGCGAGCGAATTCGCGATGCGGACGTGGGGATGACCGGCGCGAACTTCGTCGTCGCCGACAGCGGGACGATCACGCTCGTCACCAACGAGGGCAACGCCCGGAAGTCGGCCGTGACGCCGGACACGCACGTGGCTGTCGCCGGGGTGGAAAAGTTGATCCCCACGCTCTCTGACCTCCAGCCGTTCGTCGAACTCATCGCGCGCTCGGCGACCGGCCAGCCGATCACCCAGTACGTCACGATGCTTTCTCCGCCTGTGGAGACGCCGACGCTGGACTTCGACGAGCCCGACACTCCCCTTTCGGAGTCGGATGGCGACCGCGAGTTCCATCTCGTGCTGCTCGACAACGGTCGGACGGCGATGCGCGAAGACGATCAGTTGCGCGAGACGCTCTACTGCATCCGGTGTGGCGCGTGTGCGAACTCGTGTGCGAACTTCCAGCACGTCGGTGGCCACGCCTTCGGCGGCGAGACCTATTCCGGCGGGATCGCCACGGGCTGGGAAGCCGGCGTTCACGGGCAGGACAGCGCCGCCGAGTTCAACGACCTCTGTACGGGTTGCTCGCGCTGCGTCAACAACTGCCCGGTGAAGATCGACATCCCCTGGATAAACGAAGTGGTTCGAGATCGCATCAACCACAACGAGTCCACGGAGTTCGACTTCCTCGTCGAAGGACTCACTCCCGACGAAGAGCCGGGCGGTGTGGACCTCCAGAAGCGCTTCTTCGGCAACTACGCCGACCTGGCGAAAGTCGGGAGCGCAACCGCACCGCTGTCGAACTGGATCGCGGGGACCGCCCCCGCGCGAGCGCTCATGGAGCGCGTTCTGGGTATCGATCGCCGGCGCTCCCTTCCGGAGTTCGAGCGCGAGACGCTCCGGAAATGGTTCGATGCCCGCGGCGGGTCGCGTGTCTCGCCGGCCGACGCCGATCGCGAGGCAATGCTCTACCCCGATGCCTACACGAACTACATCGAGGTCGAGCGCGGGAAGGCCGCCGTCAGGGTGCTCGAAGCGCTCGGCGTCGCAGTCGAGGTTCCCGACGTCGCATCGAGCGGGCGCGCACCGCTCTCGCAGGGGATGCTCGCGACGGCCGAGCGCCACGCCCACGACGCCTACGCCGATCTCGCCGAACACATCGACGCCGGGCGGGATATCGTCATCATCGAACCCTCCGATCTCGCGATGTTCGCCGGCGAGTACGAGAAGTTCCTCCCCGATCGGTCGGCCGAGCGCCTCGACGACAACAGCTACGAGATCATGGAATACGTCTACGGCCTGCTCGAAAACGGGGGCAGTAGTGGAAAACTGCCGGCCGGCGACGGCGAGCGCGTGGCCTACCACAGCCACTGCCAGCAGCGGACCCTCGGACTCGAAGCCCACACCGTGGCCGTTCTCGAAGACCGTGGCTACGACGTGCTCACCTCCGAAACGGAGTGCTGCGGGATGGCTGGCTCGTTCGGCTACAAGCGCGAATACTACGAATTGAGCATGGACGTCGGGAGCGAGCTCGAAGCGCAGTTCCAGGACGAAGAGGCGCGCGATCGAACCGTGGTCGCGAGCGGCACCTCCTGTCTCGAACAGCTCGATTCGCTCTTGGAGCGGCCGAGCCGGCATCCGGTGCAGCTGATCGATCCCGATCGATAG